The Streptomyces sp. RKND-216 genomic sequence GCTGACAGCGGCCCAGCGCACCGAGGCGCAGCGCGCCGCCCTGGACCGCGCCGCGTCTCTCGGCATCGGCTCCGTTCACGAGTGCGGCGGCCCCGACATCTCCAGCGAGGACGACTTCACCGGCCTGCTCCGTCTCGCCGCCGGGAGCGAAGGCCCGCGCGTCACCGGATACTGGGCCGAACCCGTCACGTCCGCGAAGGACGCCGCGCGGGTCCGGGATCTCGGCGCCGTCGGCGCCGCCGGAGACCTGTTCGCGGACGGCTCCCTCGGCTCGCACACCGCGCACGTGCACGCCCCCTACGACGACGCGCCGCACGGCCACGGTGCCGCCCACCTGGACGCGGACGCCGTCGCCGCCCACGTCGCCGCCTGCACCGAGGCCGGACTCCAGGCGGGGTTCCACGCCATCGGCGACGCCGCCCTGACCGCCGTCACGGGCGGCGTGCTGCGCGCCGCCGAACGACTCGGCGCCGACCGCGTGCGCGCCGCACGGCACCGCATCGAGCATGCCGAGATGCTGCACGAGGACCACATCGCCGCGTTCGCGGCCCACGCCCTGACCGCGTCCGTCCAGCCGGCCTTCGACGCCGCCTGGGGCGGCGAACACGGCATGTACGCCCGCCGCCTGGGCGCCGCACGTGCCCGCACCCTCAACCCGTACGCCGCGCTGCTCCGCGCCGGTGTCCCCCTTGCCCTGGGATCCGACAGCCCGGTCACGCCGCTCGACCCCTGGGGAACCGTCCGCGCCGCGGCGTTCCACCGCACCGCCGAGCACCGCATCTCCGCCCGCGCCGCGTTCGCCGCCCACACCCGCGGCGGCTGGCGCGCCACCGGACGCGACGACGCCGGCACCCTTGTGCCCGGCGCTCCCGCGGACTACGCCGTGTGGCGCACGGGTGAACTCGTCGTCCAGGCCCCCGACACCCGGGTCGCGAACTGGTCCACCGACCCGCGCTCCGGCACCCCCGGTCTCCCCGACCTCACCCCGGGCGTCCCGCTTCCCGTCTGCCTGCGCACCACCGTGGCCGGCCGCACCGTGTACACGCGTCCGAACGAGTGAAGGGCGGGCGCCCGATACCGCCGAACGGCGCCCCCCGAAGCCCCCGGCAGGCCCGTGGAGACCCGGAACCCACCTGGTGCGACGGCGAAACGCCGCAGGCCGGGGGGATGTTGACACACCGCGCATCCCGCCCGGTAGGTTCGGCCGAGTCCACCACAGGACGTCCGACCGGGGGATCCTGTACGCGGTCCCCGAGCGCCGCTGGGCCATGGGGTGGTGCGTCGCACCGGCACACCACCACTGGGAGCCAGGTCCAGCGTCCGCAGCCCGGGGGCGGAAGGTTTCGCCTGGTCGGCAGGTGTGACCCGGGTGGGGCCCGGGCGCTCAGTAGACAACGGCTCTCGGTCGACCCGCAGCCAGCGGGCCCCAGGTCGGCCCGAAGGGCGCCGGGCCCCCATCCGCAGCCTCCTCACGTCCCCACCCGCGGCCCCGCGACGCGCCCCCTTCGATGTACCGTCGGGTCACATCGAGATCCCCACGACCACGAGGGAAGACGCGACCGTGCCATCGGGCCCCGACACCACCGAAGACACCGCCCGGAGCGGGCCCGCCGAGCCGCCCCCGGCCGCCGCCCCGGGGCCACGCACCCTCCCTCCGGCCCGGAGCCCACCTCCGCCGCGGAGAAGCCCGCCGGAACGGCCGCCCCGAGCCCCACCGTCCGTCTCGCCTCCGGCGGGCGCCCCGGGAGGATGCGACGCGCCGGCGCCCTTGTCCGGCGCGAGGCCCTCCGCACGGCGGCCGCGCTGCTCGCCGGCCTCGCCCTGGCCCTGGCCTTCCCGCCGTACGACCTGTGGCCGCTCTCCCTGGTCGCCGTCGGCGCCCTCGCCGTCCTCACCCACCGCCGTACGGCCCGCCAGGGCGCCTGGACCGGACTGGTCCTCGGCATGGCCTTCTTCGTCGGCCTGCTGAAGTGGCTGAACGTCATCGGCTGGGACGCCGTCCTCGGGCTGTCCTTCCTCCAGGCGCTCTTCCTCGCCGCGCTCGGCGCCGGCCTCGCCTTCACCTCCCGCCTCCCCGCCTGGCCCCTGTGGGCGGGCTGCCTGTGGGTGGCGGAGGAATGGGCCCGCGACCGGCTGCCCTTCGGCGGTTTCCCCTGGGGCCGTCTCGCCTTCGCCAACACCGGCTCGCCCTACACGCCGCTGGCCGCGCTCGGGGGAGCCCCACTCGTCACGTTCGCGGTCGCGCTGACCGGCACCCTTCTCGCCGCTGCCGCCCTCGGAGCCTGGCGCCTGCGCCGCACCGCCGCCCCCGTACGCGCCGCCGAACCGGCAGACCGAGCCCCCGTACCGGACGCCGCACAGGCCGGCCCCCGCCGCCGCTCCGCCCTCCAGACCGCCGCCGCGTGCGCGCTCGCGGCGGTCGTCACCGCCGCCGGCTACGCCGTCCCGGTCCCCACCAAGGTCGCCGACACCGTCGACATCGCCGTGGTCCAGGGCGACGTCCAGCAGCCCGGCATGGACTTCCTCGGCCGCCCCATGCTCATCCTCGACAACCACGTCGAGGCCACCCTGAAGCTCGCCGACCGCATCGACAAGGGCGAGGTGGACCGTCCCGACCTGGTGATCTGGCCGGAGAACGCCTCCGACCTGGACCCCCACAAGCACCGCGCGGCCCACGACCGCATCGACGAGGCCGCCGACGCGATCGGCGCCCCCATTCTCGTCGGCGCCCTGGTCGACCATCCGACGGAGGAGGGATACGTCGAGAACCAGGGCATCGTCTGGGACCCGCGGACCGGCCCCGGAGCCTCCTACACCAAGCAGCACCCCGTGCCGTTCGGCGAGTACGTGCCCTTCCGTGATGTGCTGAGCACGGTCATCACGCGCCTCCAGCGCGTCCCCCGCGACTTCTGGCCCGGCGACCGCACCGGCGTCCTGCAGGTGGGGCCCGCCCGCCTCGGCGACGTCATCTGCTTCGAGATCGCCTACGACGAGATCGTCCGCGACACCGTCAACGACGGTGCCCGCGCCCTGGTCGTGCAGACCAACAACGCCACCTACGGCCGCACAGGCCAGCCCGAGCAGCAGCTGGCCATGTCCAAGCTGCGTGCAGTCGAACACGGCCGGGCCATCGTGACCGCCGCCACCAGCGGCATCAGCGCGATCGTCGCCCCGGACGGCACCGTCGAGCAGCGCACCGAGGAGTTCACCCAGGACGTGCTGCTGGCCGAACTCCCCCTGCGCGACGACATCACGCTCGCGGACCGTGTGGGCGCGGCACCCGAATGGGCACTCGCTATCGTGGGCCTCCTGTCCTGCGCGTGGGCGCTCGTCCTCCGCCGCCGGACACGCGGCACGGCACGCCTGGCGGAGGGACGGCAGCAGTGACACACGGCGGACAGCGGAGCTACGGCCCCCCGGGGGACGTCCTCGTGATCATTCCCACCTACAACGAGGCCGACAACATCGCGCCCGTGGTGGAACGTGTCCGTGAGGCTGTGCCCGCGGCGCACGTACTGGTCGCCGACGACAACAGCCCCGACGGCACCGGCAAGCTCGCGGACGAACTCGCCGCCTCCGACGACCACGTGCACGTGCTGCACCGGCGCGGCAAGGAGGGGCTCGGAGCGGCCTACCTCGCCGGATTCCACTGGGGTCTGGAACGCGGCTACGGCGTGCTGGTCGAGATGGACGCCGACGGCTCCCACCAGCCCGAGGAACTGCCGCGCCTGCTGCACGCCCTCAAGGGAGCGGACCTGGTCCTCGGATCCCGCTGGGTGCCCGGCGGACGCGTCGTCAACTGGCCCCGCTCCCGGGAGTTCCTCTCCCGCGGCGGCAGCCTCTACTCCCGTGCCCTGCTGGACGTCCCGATCCGGGACGTCACCGGCGGCTACCGCGCGTTCCGTGCCGAGACGCTGCGCGGCCTGACCATGGACGCCGTTGCCTCCCAGGGGTACTGCTTCCAGGTCGACCTCGCCCACCGCGCCGTCCGCGCCGGCTACCACGTCGTCGAGGTGCCCATCACCTTCGTCGAGCGCGAACGCGGCGACTCCAAGATGAGCCGCGACATCGTCGCCGAGGCGCTGTGGCGCGTCACCGCCTGGGGCGTCGAGGGCAGGGTGAAGCGCGCACTCGGCCGCAGGCACACTTGAGACATGAGCAACGGCGCACCGAATCCGTTTCAGCCACCGCACCGTGACGGCCACGAGGCCCCGCAGGAGGGCACGGGCCGTCCCGGCGGCCCGGACGGCGGGGGGCGGACGGCGCGGCGCCGCTCCCCGGCCCGTACCCTGGCCCCGCTGATCGTCGCGGCCTGGGCGGTGCTGGAGATCTGGCTGCTCACCGTCGTCGCCGACGCGGCCGGCGGCCTCACCGTCCTGCTGCTGCTCGCAGGCGGTTTCGTGCTCGGCGTCCTGGTGGTGCGCCGGGCCGGGCGGCGTGCCTGGCGGCAGTTGTCCGCGGCCTTCGCCACGCCCGGCGGGCCCGGGGAGGCCCGGGAGGGGGCGGGGCCCCGCGGCGGCAACACCTTCGCGATGCTTGGCGGCCTGCTGCTGATGGTGCCGGGCCTGGTCTCCGACGCCGCCGCCCTGCTGTGCCTCTTCCCGCCGACCGCGAAGCTGCTGCGCCGGGGCGCGGAGCGACGGCTGTCCGGCCTGGCCGGCGGCGATCTGGGTGATGCCATGCGGCAGGCGCGCAGCGCACAGGAACAGGCCCGCATCCACCGCCCGGACGGACGGATCGTGCAGGGCGAGGTCCTCCGCGACGACGACGGCCCCCCTGCGCGCTGACCCGCCCCCACGAACGGCGTACAGGGGCGCGGCACCCGGCACACCGGGAACGGTGGGCACGGAGGCGGACGGGGGAAACGGACACGACAGCGGGCCGGGGCGGCCGCACCGTGAAGGTGCGGCCGCCCCGGCCCGTGCGCCTGCTGCCTCGGCTCAGGCGGACTTGCGCTTGCTGTCGCGCGGATGCACGGCGATGTTCATGGTGCCGGAGCGCAGCACGGCCAGCCGTTCGGCCAGCACCTCCTCCAGCTCCTCGCGCGTGCGGCGCTCCATGAGCATGTCCCAGTGCGTACGCGCCGGCTTGCCCTTCTTCTCCTCCGGCCCGTCACCGTCGACCAGGAGTGCCTGTGCTCCGCACACCTTGCACTCCCACTCCGGCGGGATCTCGGCCTCAACCGAGAACGGCATCTCGAAACGATGGCCGTTCTGGCATGCGTACTCCACGGCCTGGCGCGGTGCCAGGTCGATACCGCGGTCCGTCTCGTAGCTGGTCACCACGAGTCGCGTGCCGCGAAGAGCTCGCTCACTCATGAATCGTGCCTCCCGGGCTGGTCGCCCACAGGACAGGTGTCGCTGTCGTCGTCATCGAAGTCAACGTCTCGTCGGCGGTGAAGATTCCCGTAAGGGGACATGCGTCGCCCGTCGTGCCGCGTCGAATGTTGCGATACCCGCCGACGCCCGGTTTGTCACATGTGACAGAGGTTGTCACCCGGCGTTGCTCGCCGCGGTGCATGCGGTCACGGTCCATCCGGCGGGCCAAAGGCGTACACTACCGCCCCGCACCGCCCCGGGCTAAATCCGGTCCGGTTCCGGGTTGCCCACGGCGGCCGCCGCCCGTGCCACCGGCACCCGTGCCAGCAGGACGAAGCCCAGCACGAAGAAGACCACCAGCGAGATGATCGCGTCCCGGTAGCTGCCGGTCAGCTGGTACGTCAGCCCGAAGAGCAGCGGACCGAGCCAGCTGGTGCCCCGGTCGCTGATCTCGTACAGGGCGAAGTACTCCGCCTCCTTGCCCTTCGGTATCAGCTGGGCGAACAGCGAACGCGACAGTGCCTGGCTGCCCCCGAGCACCAGGCCGATCGCCGCCGCCAGCGCGAAGAACCACACCGGCGCCCCGGCGGGCAGGAACCAGCCCGCCCCCACGGTGGCCGTCCACGCCACCAGTGACCCCAGGATCGTCCGCTTGGCGCCGTACCGCTGGGCCAGGCGGCCCATCAGCAGCGCCCCGGCCACGGCGAGCACCTGCACCAGCAGCACGGCGGTGATCAGCGTCGTCTGCTCCATACCGAGCTCCTCCGCCCCGAACACCGACGCCTGGGTGATCACTGTCTGCACCCCGTCGTTGTAGAGCAGATAGGCCCCGAGGAAGAGCAGGGTGAGCGGGTACCGCCGCAGGTCCCGCACCGTCGCCAGCAGCTGCCGTCCGCCGCCGCCCAAGGAGATCCGGCGACCGCCCCCCGCACCCGCCACCGGCCGTTCCCGCAGCCGGCGCAGCGGCACCAGTGTGAACAGCCCCCACCACAGGCCGGCCGAGGCGAGGCAGATCCGCACCGCCGTTCCCTCGTCCACGCCCAGCGAGTCGTGCCCCAGGAAGACGGCCAGGTTCGCCACCAGGACCAGTGCCCCTGCGGCGTAGCCGAACGCCCAGCCGCGCGAGGACACCTTGTCCCGTTCGTGCGGCAGCGCGATCTGCGGCAGGAACGCGTGATAGACCACCACCGCCGCACCGAACGCGACGTTCGCGAGGATCAACAGCGCCCCGCCCAGCAGATACCTGTCGCCGGACAGGAAGAACATCCCCGTGGTCGCGCCCGCTCCCAGGTAGGCGAAGAAGCCCAGGATCGGCTTCTTCCTCCCCGTGCGGTCCGCCAGCGCGGCGGCCACCGGCATCACCAGCACCGACAGCAGTACCGACGCCGACACCGAGTAGGCGAAGAAGGAGCCCGCACGCACCGGAACACCCAGCGGGTGCACGAAGCCCTCGGGGTCCGCAGCGGCCTTCGCCACCTCGGTCAGGTACGGGCCGAGGAACACCGTGAGCACGCTGGTGGAGAAGACCGAGTTCGCCCAGTCGTAGAAGTACCAGCCCCGCTGCTCCCGGCGGCGCTCGGCCGCACCGCCCTCCGCCGCCCGCTCCGCGACCGCGTCCATCCGGATACCTCGTCCCCTCCACGCCGGGCTCCGCCGCCTCGAAAGGGGGGACGTCCGGTCGCGCGGCGCCCGCGGTCAGCCCTGCCAGGCCCCCCGCGCGGTCAGCACCTCACGCAACAGTTCGATGTGATCGGTCATGATGCCATCCACGCCCAGCTCCAGCAGCGCCCGCATCGTGTCCGCGTCGTTCACGGTCCACACGTGCACCTGCATCCCCAGCCGGTGCGCCGCCCGTACGAACGCCGCGTCCACCACCCGGATCCGCCCGTGCCGGACAGGCACCTGCACGCACACCGCGCCGCGCCGCACCGGAAGCGGCAGTCCCCACGAACGCAGCCGCAGCGCCCGCACTCCCCTCGTCCCCAGCGACGTCGCCAGCCGCGGACCCGCCAGCTCCTGCGCCCGCGCCACCCGGCGTTCGTCGAACGCGCCGACGCACACCCGGTCCCAGGCGTCCGCCGTCTCCAGCTCCGCCAGCAGCGGGGCGAGCGCGGCGTCCGCCTTGACGTCGATGTTCCACCGCGCGTGGGGCAAGGTCTCCAGCAGGTCGGAGAAGAGCGGCACCGGTTCCTTCCCGGCGATCCGCACCCGCCGTACCTGCTCCCACGTCAGGTCCGCGATCCGCCCCCGGCCGTCGGTGACCCGGTCCAGGGTGTCGTCGTGGAAGGCGACGAGGCGGCCGTCCGCGGTCGCGTGCACGTCCGTCTCCAGGTAGCTGTACCCCAGGTCCACCGCCCGCCGGAACGCGGTCACGGTGTTCTCCAGGCCCTCGACGGCTCCGCCGCGGTGGGCGAAGGCCAGGGGCGGCGGACGGTCCAGGAAGGGGTGTCGTATCTCGGTCACCGACGCAGTATCGCGCGCACCCCGCGCGGACCGTCCGCCGCCCCGCGCGGGTCCGCTGCGGCCACCCGGCTCCGCCCGCGGTCCGGAGCCGGCACCGCGAAGACGCGCAGGAAGACCTGTGCGAGGGGCCCGATCGCCAGCGCGTAGAGCACCGTGCCCGCGCCCACCGCACCGCCCAGCAGCCACCCGGTGGCCAGCACCGCCACCTCGATGCCGGTACGCACCAGCCGCACCGACATCCCGGTCCGGGCGTGCAGGCCGGTCATCAGCCCGTCCCGCGGTCCCGGCCCGAACCGTGCCGAGATGTACAGCCCGGTCGCCACGCCGTTCAGCACCACCGCGCCCGCCAGCAGCGGAATCCGCACCGCGAGCGCCGTCGGCTCCGGGCTCAGCCACAACGTCGCGTCCATCGCCAGCCCGACCACGAACACGTTCGACACCGTGCCGAGCCCGGGCCGCTGCCGCAGCGGCACCCACAGCAGCAGCACCACCGCGCCCACGATCACCGACACGATGCCGATGGACATCCCCGACAGCTCCGCAACGCCCTGGTGCAGCACGTCCCAGGGCCCCAGGCCCAGTTCGGCCCGCACCATCCACGCGGCGCTGGCACCGTAGAGCACCAGGCCCACGTACAGCTGCACCAACCGGCGCGCGAGACGACGACCCGACCCGGGGGAGACGGACACGGGGAACCCCTTTCTGGCGACCATGGACCGACCGTGGCAGCATGTGGCCTGAAAGACTGAGAAAAACACGGCCAATCAACGACGAGTGGACTGGATGCGGATGGCTCCCTGGACATCGGCGGTGGGTGCGCCGCAGCTCGCCCGCCTCCTCACCTCCCAGCACACCGGCACCTCGGGCCGCACCGGCCCCGTCCGGCCCGCCTACCGGCGTCTGTGCGACGGCATCCGCATCCTCGTCCTCGAAGGCCGCGTGCCCGTGGGCGCGCGTCTCCCCGCCGAACGCGAACTCGCCGCCGCGCTGAAGGTCTCGCGCACCACCGTCGCCACCGCCTACGAGGCCCTGCGCGCCGAGGGCTACCTCGCCTCCCGGCGCGGCGCCGGAAGCTGGACCGCCCTGCCCGAGGGCAGCCCGCTGCCCACCGGCGGCCTGGAACCCCTCCCGCCCGAAGCGGCCGACACCATGATCGACCTCGGCTGCGCCGCTCTCCCCGCCCCCGAACCCCACCTCACCGCCGCCTTCGAGTACGCCCTGACCGAACTCCCGCCCTACACCCACACGCACGGCGACTACCCGGCAGGCCTGCCCGTGCTCCGCGAGGCCGTCGCCCGCCACTACACCGCGCGCGGCGTCTCCACCATGCCCGAACAGATCATGATCACCACGGGGGCGATGGGCGCCCTCGCCGCCCTCACCCGCCTCTTCACCCCCCGCGGGGAACGCGTCGCGGTCGAACACCCCTCCTACGCCAACATCCTCCAGCTCCTCCGCGAATCCGGCGTACGCCTGGTGCCCGTCGCCCTGTCCGACCGCCGCCCCGGCTGGGACCTGACCGCCTGGCGCCAGGTGCTCCGCGACTCCGCACCCCGCATGGCCTACGTCATCCCCGATTTCCAGAACCCCACCGGCGTCCTCGTCGACGACGAGCAGCGCCGGGACCTGGTCACCGCCGCGCGCGCCGTCGGCACCCTCCTGGTCGCCGACGAGACCATGGCCGAACTCACCCTCGACGACGTGCCGGGGCAGCGGCCGGTCGCCGCCTTCGACACCGGCGGCTCCACCGTCGTCACCGTCGGCTCCGTCAGCAAGACCATCTGGGCCGGGCTGCGCATCGGCTGGATCCGTGCCGCGCCGGAGACCGTACGGAGCCTGACCGCCGCCCGCGCCTACGCCGACCTGGGCAGCCCGGTCCTGGAACAGCTCGCGGTCGCCCACCTGCTGGACACCGACTGGGAACCTGCGATGCGGCTGCGCCGCGACCGCGCCCGGGAGAACCGCGACGCCGTCACCGGCGCACTCCGGCAGCACCTGCCCGACTGGGAGTTCGCCCTGCCCCACGGAGGCCTGACCCTCTGGGCGCGCACCGGCGGCCTCTCCGGCTCGCGCATCGCCGAGGCCGGCGAACGCCTCGGCGTGCGCGTCCCCGCCGGCACCCGGTTCGGCGTGGACGGCGCGTTCGAGGCGTACGTACGGCTGCCGTTCACCCTCGCCGACCCGCTGGCCACCGAAGCGGTCGCCCGGCTGGCAGCCGCCGCGGACCTGGTGCGCTCCGGCGCCGTCGGCGGCAGCCCCACTCCGCGCAGCTACGTCGCCTGACCCGCCCCCGCCCTCACCGGGCCCGCCGGAGGCGGTCCAGTGGCCTGTGCGGCGGCCCGCGCCGCACCCGCCGGCTGCCCCCGCTCGGGCAGCAGCGCCAGCACCGCCTGCCGTTGCGCCTCGTCGGTCTCCTCGTCGTGCGGGTCCGGCGTCGCCGGCACCTGCAGGCGCAGCACCGGACCACCGCCCAGCCGCGCGTACCCGCGCCCCCGCGGCGGCTGCGGCGCCGGCGCCGCAGCCGGGCCCTCGCCCAGCACCGCACGCACCTGGTCCGCCGACTCCGGCCCCAGCACCACCCGCGCCCGCGTGTACGCCCGCACCGCCTGGGCCAGCGCCTGCGCCCCCTCGAACTGCTCCGCCACCACGACCGTCACGTACGCGGCCCGCCCGTGCCGCAGCGGCACCTCCAGCAGCTCCTGCGGGTCGCGGCGGCCCTCCGCGCGGGCTAGATGGCTCAGCAGCGCCGGCCGGTCCACCACCACCCACAGCGGCCGCCGCACGTCCGCCGGGACAGGGTCACCCGCCTGCCGCGCCCGGTGCCCCGTCAGCAGCCGCCGCTCCGTCTCGTGCACCACCCACTCCAGCGCGGCCAGCGCTCCCACCACCGACGACTCCACCGCCGGCACCCCCGGCCGCCCGGTCAGGAACGCGAACTCGCCGGCCCCGCCGCCGTCCACCACCAGCACGTCCCCGTGCCGCAGCGCCTGCAGCGCCACCGAACGCAGCAGCGTGCTCGCCCCCGACCCCGGATTGCCCAGTACCAGCAGGTGCGGCTCGGTCGAACGCGGCCCGGTGCGCCAGACCACCGGCGGCACGTCCCGCGAACCCCAGCCGTCGGTCACCGGCAGCGTCCGCGGAACCGCCCCCTCGTCGGTGAAGCCCAGCACCGTCTCGCCCGGCGAGGTGACGAACGGCTGCGCCACCACGTCCGCCGGAAGCGGAGGCAGCACCGACAGCTCCAGCCGGTTGCGCTCCTCGTCCCACCCGAAGCGGTACTCTCGTCCCCGCCCGGCCTTCGCGTCCAGCACCCGCTCCACCCGCTGCCGCTGCTCGGCGTCGCAGTCGGCGAAGTGCGCCGGATAGCGCAGCAGCAGCCGCTCGACGCGGCCCTCCCCGGTCAAGGAGAACTCCTCGAAGCTGCGCTCGTAGGTCCCGTCGTGGGCGTAGAGCGGCTCCTCACCCGGCTCGTCCGCGCGGGCGAAGCACGGCACCAGCGCCTCGTACAGCGACTGCAGCCGGGCCAGTTCCTCCGGGCCCGGACCCGTCTCCGCCGGTCCCTCCGCGCCGTCGCCGCCCCGGCCCTTCCACCCCGCGACGACGAGCAGCGCCCCGACCGCCAGCACAGGCCCGTACGGCAGCAGGTACACGCACATGAGACCCACGAAGACCAGCGCGCCCACCGGACCCCGCCGTTCCTGCGGTGCGGCCTGCCACCAGGCGCGGCCTTCGTACGTCAGCCTGCGCAGGCCGCGGCCGACCATCACCAGCGGCTGGAGGACGTCCGCGGCGCCGTCCGCGCCGGCCCGCGCCGCGCCCCGGCTCCTTCGGACCGCCTGCATCGCTCCGCTCCCGAGCCCCGTCAGACCGGGCAGTGGCAGCAGACCCACAGCCTCTCCTCCCTCAAGCGCCGCCGGCACCTCACCGCGTCCACCGTCCCGGTCCTAGAGCTGGAGGCCGCCGATCAGGCCCGCGAGCGTCTCGCCACCTGCCTTGATGCCCGGCGCGATGGCCGTGCCCGCCAGGTAGAAACCGAACAGCGCGCACACCGCGAAGTGCGACAGCTTCATCCCGTCCTTCTTGAAGAAGAGGAAGATGACGATGCCGAGCAGCACCACGCCGGAGATGGACAGAATCATGGAGACTCCTGGACTAGGGGACCTTCACCATGAGCTGTTCCACCATCACAGAAAGTATTATAGGGAGGAAAGCCGCAAATGGGTGATTCACCGGTCGTCGGCGGGAGCGTCGCCTCACCCGGCTGCGTCTTCTGCCGTGTCGTCGCGGGTCACGCGCCCGCCCACCGCGTGCTCGAGGACGCCACCGCCGTCGCGTTCCTCGACACCCGCCCCCTGTTCCACGGCCACGTCCTGGTGGTCCCGCGCCGGCACGCGGAGACCCTCACCGACCTCACCGAGGACGAACTCGGTCCGTTCTTCGCCCGTGTCCGCCGCACCACGGCCGCCGTCGAGGACGCGCTCGGCGCGGCCGGCACCTTCGTCGCCGCCAACAACCGCGTCAGCCAGTCCGTGCCCCACTTCCACGTCCATGTCGTCCCCCGGAACCGCAAGGACGGCCTGCGAGGTTTCTTCTGGCCCCGTACCCGGTACGCGGACGAGGCGGAAGCGGAGAACGTGGCGGCCCGGCTCCGCGCGGCGCTCGCCGCCGCAGACGGCTGACCCCGCCCGGTCGCCCGCGCCCACCGGACTCACCGGACTCACCGCCCCCGCCGCAAAGGGAGCGAGGAAGGAGCGGGGCATGCTCTTCACCGACCGCGCCGAAGCAGGCCGGCTGCTCGCCGAACGGCTGGGCCACCAGCGCGGCAACCGTCCAGTGGTCCTCGCCCTGCCGCGTGGCGGCGTGCCCGTCGCCCACCCCGTGGCCCACGCCCTCGACGCGCCCCTGGACGTCGTGCTCGTCCGCAAGCTCGGCGTCCCCAGCCACCCCGAGGTGGCGTACGGTGCCCTCGGCGAGGACGGCGTCCGCGTCCTCAACCCGGACGTCCTCGCGGCCGCCCACGCCGGCCCCGGTGAACTGGAGCACACCGAGCGGGCCGCCGAGACGGAACTCGCACGCCAGGCCCTCCGCTTCCGCGGCGACCGCCCCCGCGTCCCTCTGGACGGCTGCACGGCGATCCTCGTCGACGACGGCATCGCCACCGGAGCCACCGCCTCCGCCGCGTGCCGCGTCGCCGCCGCCCACGGCGCCGCCCGCGTCGTCCTCGCCGTCCCCGTGGCGCCCCCCGACA encodes the following:
- a CDS encoding PLP-dependent aminotransferase family protein is translated as MAPWTSAVGAPQLARLLTSQHTGTSGRTGPVRPAYRRLCDGIRILVLEGRVPVGARLPAERELAAALKVSRTTVATAYEALRAEGYLASRRGAGSWTALPEGSPLPTGGLEPLPPEAADTMIDLGCAALPAPEPHLTAAFEYALTELPPYTHTHGDYPAGLPVLREAVARHYTARGVSTMPEQIMITTGAMGALAALTRLFTPRGERVAVEHPSYANILQLLRESGVRLVPVALSDRRPGWDLTAWRQVLRDSAPRMAYVIPDFQNPTGVLVDDEQRRDLVTAARAVGTLLVADETMAELTLDDVPGQRPVAAFDTGGSTVVTVGSVSKTIWAGLRIGWIRAAPETVRSLTAARAYADLGSPVLEQLAVAHLLDTDWEPAMRLRRDRARENRDAVTGALRQHLPDWEFALPHGGLTLWARTGGLSGSRIAEAGERLGVRVPAGTRFGVDGAFEAYVRLPFTLADPLATEAVARLAAAADLVRSGAVGGSPTPRSYVA
- a CDS encoding HIT domain-containing protein, which produces MGDSPVVGGSVASPGCVFCRVVAGHAPAHRVLEDATAVAFLDTRPLFHGHVLVVPRRHAETLTDLTEDELGPFFARVRRTTAAVEDALGAAGTFVAANNRVSQSVPHFHVHVVPRNRKDGLRGFFWPRTRYADEAEAENVAARLRAALAAADG